From Pseudofrankia saprophytica, a single genomic window includes:
- a CDS encoding lipocalin family protein → MGSRARRARFRRLAAAALAALAGSLVLFTAGASPASAITYHPVSLPADESPHVDAGMEWWYITGHLNGKDLLGKSHSYGFETMVVRNDGISTAPVATIYNVNFAISDLTRGTYKGTKEIYSIQPDVVPPGGGYNFTVGSVHMDGKNGVNHFSGGFSDLSYSFGSMTASQSTPAALHGNAGIIPYGPFGQSGYYSQTNLKVNGTLFDHGMPVQVTGTAWLDHQWGDWTPGKGGWEWYSIQLSNNTQYMLYFIRDENGNYVQTVGTLVQPNGSTTNLPPAQLSRTTTGTWTSPNTNITYPIKSTVTVPGGTLSVTPQLPDQEVWSSLVPVGQYWEGTATVGGTINGQAVTGMAYAEVIPYIEMPGHGYVWQSVLDLLGL, encoded by the coding sequence ATGGGCTCGCGGGCGAGGCGAGCACGGTTCCGAAGACTCGCCGCGGCTGCTTTAGCCGCGCTGGCCGGCTCGCTGGTGCTGTTCACGGCGGGAGCGTCGCCGGCATCCGCGATCACGTACCATCCTGTGTCGCTGCCGGCGGACGAGTCCCCGCACGTCGACGCCGGAATGGAATGGTGGTACATCACCGGCCACCTCAACGGCAAGGACCTCCTCGGCAAGAGCCACTCCTATGGCTTCGAGACGATGGTCGTCCGCAATGACGGGATCTCCACGGCGCCCGTCGCGACCATCTACAACGTGAACTTCGCCATCTCGGACCTCACCCGGGGAACCTACAAGGGCACCAAGGAGATCTACAGCATCCAGCCGGACGTCGTCCCGCCCGGCGGCGGCTACAACTTCACCGTCGGGTCCGTGCACATGGACGGGAAGAACGGCGTCAACCACTTCTCCGGCGGTTTCTCGGACCTCAGCTACTCGTTCGGAAGCATGACCGCCAGCCAGTCGACGCCGGCCGCGCTGCACGGCAATGCGGGCATCATTCCCTACGGACCCTTCGGGCAGTCGGGCTACTACTCGCAGACGAACCTGAAGGTCAACGGGACACTGTTCGACCACGGCATGCCGGTGCAGGTGACCGGCACCGCCTGGCTGGATCACCAGTGGGGTGACTGGACACCCGGCAAGGGCGGCTGGGAGTGGTACAGCATCCAGCTCTCCAACAACACCCAGTACATGCTCTACTTCATCCGCGACGAGAACGGCAACTACGTCCAGACGGTCGGGACGCTCGTCCAGCCGAACGGGTCGACCACCAACCTGCCGCCCGCGCAGCTCAGCCGCACCACGACCGGCACCTGGACCAGCCCGAACACCAATATCACCTATCCCATAAAATCGACGGTCACGGTCCCCGGTGGCACGCTGTCGGTGACGCCGCAGCTGCCCGACCAGGAGGTGTGGAGCAGCCTTGTCCCGGTGGGCCAGTACTGGGAGGGCACGGCGACCGTGGGCGGCACGATCAACGGCCAGGCCGTTACCGGCATGGCCTACGCCGAGGTCATTCCGTACATCGAGATGCCGGGCCACGGCTACGTCTGGCAGTCCGTCCTGGACCTCCTCGGGCTGTAA